Proteins found in one Saccharomyces mikatae IFO 1815 strain IFO1815 genome assembly, chromosome: 3 genomic segment:
- the PDI1 gene encoding protein disulfide isomerase PDI1 (similar to Saccharomyces cerevisiae PDI1 (YCL043C) and EUG1 (YDR518W); ancestral locus Anc_1.31) codes for MKFSAGTILSWSSLLLASSVSAQQEAVAPEDSAVVKLATDTFNEYIQSHDLVLAEFFAPWCGHCKNMAPEYVKAAESLVEKNITLAQIDCTENQDLCMEHNIPGFPSLKIFKNSDVNNSVDYEGPRTAEAIVQFMIKQSQPAVTVVADLSAFLANETFVTPVIVQSGKIDADFNATFYSIANKHFNDYDFVSAGNTDDDFKLSIYLPSAMDEPVVYNGKQADIANTDVFEKWLQVEALPYFGEIDGSVFGQYVESGLPLGYLFYNDDEELDEYRPIFTELAKKNRGLMNFVSIDAKKFGRHAGNLNMKEQFPLFAIHDMTEDLKYGLPQLSEEAFDELTDKIVLESKAIESLVKDFLKGDAAPIVKSQEVFENQDSSVFQLVGKNHDEIVNDPKKDVLVLYYAPWCGHCKRLAPSYQELADTYANATSEVLVAKLDHTENDVKGVVIEGYPTIVLYPGGKKSESVVYKGSRSLDSLFDFIKENGHFEIDGKALYEDAQEKAAVDADADADAAELVDEEDGIHDEL; via the coding sequence ATGAAGTTTTCTGCTGGCACCATCCTGTCATGGTCCTCCCTACTACTTGCCTCCTCTGTTTCTGCGCAACAAGAGGCCGTGGCTCCTGAAGACTCCGCCGTCGTCAAACTAGCCACCGACACTTTCAATGAGTACATCCAGTCGCACGACCTGGTTCTTGCAGAGTTTTTTGCACCATGGTGTGGGCACTGTAAGAATATGGCCCCTGAATACGTTAAAGCCGCGGAGAGTTTGGTTGAGAAGAACATTACTTTGGCTCAGATCGACTGTACTGAAAACCAGGATCTGTGCATGGAACACAACATCCCAGGGTTCCCTAGCCTGAAGATCTTTAAGAACAGCGACGTGAACAACTCAGTTGATTACGAGGGACCTAGAACTGCCGAAGCCATTGTTCAGTTCATGATTAAGCAAAGCCAACCGGCAGTCACTGTTGTTGCAGACCTGTCTGCGTTCCTTGCTAACGAGACTTTCGTCACTCCAGTTATCGTTCAATCTGGTAAGATCGACGCAGACTTCAACGCTACTTTCTACTCTATTGCCAACAAGCACTTCAACGACTATGACTTCGTCTCTGCTGGAAACACAGACGACGATTTCAAACTTTCCATTTACTTGCCTTCCGCCATGGACGAACCCGTAGTGTACAACGGCAAGCAAGCGGACATCGCTAACACAGATGTTTTCGAAAAGTGGTTGCAAGTAGAAGCCCTGCCTTACTTTGGTGAAATTGACGGTTCCGTATTCGGTCAATACGTTGAAAGTGGTTTGCCATTAGGCTACTTGTTTTACAATGACGACGAAGAATTGGATGAATACAGACCTATCTTCACCGAATTGGCTAAGAAAAACAGAGGTCTAATGAACTTTGTTAGCATCGATGCCAAGAAATTCGGCAGACACGCCGGCAACTTGAACATGAAGGAACAATTCCCTCTATTTGCCATCCATGACATGACCGAAGACTTGAAGTACGGTTTGCCTCAACTCTCTGAGGAGGCATTCGACGAATTGACCGACAAGATCGTCTTGGAGTCCAAGGCTATTGAGTCCTTGGTCAAGGACTTCTTGAAAGGCGATGCCGCACCAATCGTAAAGTCCCAAGAGGTTTTCGAAAACCAAGATTCCTCTGTCTTCCAATTGGTTGGTAAGAACCACGATGAAATTGTTAACGACCCAAAGAAAGATGTCCTTGTTTTGTACTACGCCCCATGGTGTGGTCATTGCAAAAGATTGGCTCCAAGTTACCAAGAATTAGCTGATACCTACGCCAACGCCACATCCGAAGTCTTGGTTGCTAAACTAGACCACACTGAAAATGATGTCAAAGGTGTCGTAATCGAGGGCTACCCAACCATTGTCTTGTACCCAGGTGGTAAGAAGTCCGAATCCGTTGTGTACAAGGGTTCAAGATCTTTGGACTCCTTGTTTGACTTCATCAAGGAAAACGGTCACTTCGAAATTGACGGTAAGGCTTTGTACGAGGATGCTCAAGAAAAGGCTGCCGTGGATGCCGATGCCGATGCCGATGCCGCTGAATTGGTCgacgaagaagatggtATTCATGACGAATTGTGA
- the GLK1 gene encoding glucokinase (similar to Saccharomyces cerevisiae GLK1 (YCL040W) and EMI2 (YDR516C); ancestral locus Anc_1.33) — MSFDDLHKATERAVIQAVDQICDEFEVTPEKLDELTAYFIEQMEKGLTPPKEGHTLASDKGLPMIPAFVTGSPNGTERGVLLAADLGGTNFRICSVNLHGDHTFSMEQMKSKIPDDLLDDESVTSDDLFGFLARRTLAFMKKYHPDELAKGKDAKPMKLGFTFSYPVDQTSLNSGTLIRWTKGFRIADTVGKDVVQLYQEQLCAQGMPMIKVVALTNDTVGTYLSHCYTSDNTDSMTSGEISEPVIGCIFGTGTNGCYMEEINNITKLPQELRDKLINEGKTHMIINVEWGSFDNELKHLPTTKYDVVIDQKLSTNPGFHLFEKRVSGMFLGEVLRNILVDLHSQGLLLQQYRSKEQLPRHLTTPFQLSSEVLSHIEIDDSTGLRETELSLLQSLRLPTTPTERVQIQKLVRAISRRSAYLAAVPLAAILIKTNALNKRYHGEVEIGCDGSVVEYYPGFRSMLRHALALSPLGAEGERKVHLKIAKDGSGVGAALCALVA, encoded by the coding sequence ATGTCCTTCGACGACTTACACAAAGCAACCGAGAGAGCGGTCATCCAAGCCGTGGACCAGATCTGCGACGAGTTCGAAGTCACGCCCGAAAAACTAGACGAATTAACTGCTTACTTCATCGaacaaatggaaaaaggTCTTACCCCACCAAAGGAAGGTCACACATTAGCCTCCGACAAGGGTCTTCCCATGATCCCCGCGTTTGTCACTGGGTCGCCCAACGGAACCGAACGCGGTGTTTTACTAGCCGCTGACCTTGGGGGTACCAACTTCCGTATCTGCTCCGTTAACTTGCACGGAGATCATACTTTCTCCATGGAGCAGATGAAATCGAAAATCCCGGATGACTTGTTGGACGATGAAAGCGTCACATCGGACGACTTGTTTGGGTTCCTAGCACGTCGTACACTCGCATTCATGAAGAAGTACCACCCGGATGAACTGGCCAAGGGTAAAGATGCTAAGCCTATGAAGTTGGGTTTCACTTTCTCGTACCCCGTGGACCAAACATCTCTAAACTCCGGGACACTAATCCGCTGGACCAAAGGGTTCCGCATTGCGGACACCGTCGGAAAGGACGTGGTGCAATTATACCAGGAACAGCTGTGCGCCCAGGGTATGCCTATGATCAAGGTTGTTGCATTGACCAATGATACCGTCGGAACATACCTATCGCATTGCTACACGTCGGATAACACGGACTCGATGACATCCGGGGAAATCTCGGAACCGGTAATCGGGTGTATTTTCGGTACCGGTACCAATGGATGCTATATGGAGGAGATTAACAACATTACAAAGTTGCCACAGGAATTGCGTGATAAGCTGATAAATGAGGGTAAGACGCATATGATTATCAACGTCGAGTGGGGGTCCTTCGATAACGAGCTCAAGCACTTGCCTACTACCAAGTACGACGTTGTGATTGACCAGAAGTTGTCAACGAACCCGGGATTCCACTTGTTCGAGAAGCGTGTTTCGGGAATGTTCTTGGGTGAAGTGTTACGTAATATTCTGGTGGACTTACACTCACAAGGCCTGCTCTTGCAACAGTATCGCTCTAAGGAACAACTACCTCGCCACTTGACGACGCCGTTCCAGTTGTCGTCGGAAGTGCTGTCGCATATCGAAATCGACGACTCGACAGGTCTACGTGAAACAGAGTTGTCATTATTGCAAAGTCTCAGACTACCTACTACTCCTACGGAGCGTGTGCAAATCCAAAAACTGGTGCGCGCGATCTCTAGAAGATCTGCGTATTTAGCCGCCGTGCCGCTTGCCGCGATTTTAATCAAGACCAACGCTTTGAACAAGAGATACCACGGTGAAGTGGAGATTGGTTGTGACGGCTCTGTAGTAGAGTACTATCCTGGTTTCAGATCGATGTTAAGGCACGCGTTGGCCTTGTCACCGTTGGGTGCCGAGGGTGAGAGAAAGGTCCATTTGAAGATTGCCAAGGATGGCTCCGGTGTAGGGGCTGCCTTGTGTGCGCTTGTTGCATGA